From the Porites lutea chromosome 5, jaPorLute2.1, whole genome shotgun sequence genome, the window TTTGGCCAataagccatttccgagttccaaaaaatctcactttcaaagcgaggctgagtgcgaagctattgatatgaaaatgatttttaattatgatgcaaataaaactcgttttcacaacaaaggtttcgaacttagcctcgttttgaaagtgagattttttggaactcggaaatggcctattttttCCCTGTCGCTAATAATAGTTCCAGAactctttgcgaaagttaattCGTCCCAGTTCCCTTTTCGTTTCTAAGCGGGAAAATAGTCAGAAGAGGGTGGTAGGACAAACAAACACTTCATTAGAACATCGCTTCTTCATGTATAAGAACTATTTTGTGAAGAAGTGACACACAAAATCTAGCGCCACTGAGGCGAAATAAGCACCGTGTGATGGCGCTGAACTAACCTGGAATACTGCCATCACTCTTTTGTGATTCAAGATCTTGAGACAGTCCATGAACCTCCAACAACAGGAGGATTTGTGCACACATCAAAGCCAAAGACAATGACATTCCATTGCCAAGTAGCATCAtcaaaggcaataaaatagCCAAGGATAAAACCAAGACTGCAGATGAATATACTGTTGCTAAACCGTAAACCATTGGCGTGGATTCTCCATCTCTAGTACCATCTTCAACATGATGTTTTTTGCCATCTACATCATCCATTTTCtgcttaatctctctaaatAACGCATGGATTATTTTAGAGCTATCTTCGACATTCTGCAAGGAGTCAATAGTCTCCGTCCACGAATTTTTTCTTCCTCTGAAAACGGTGTAGATACACAGTGGTGAGTGCAGAAGGCATACGAATGTCAAGACACAAAGACAGTACACCACCTGTGGCAGAATGATTTGCTGCCAGAGTTGAATTTCCGGCAGCAAAGAATTCATTTCCTGCGGGACAATCTGTAAAGCCCAGTGAGCGCAcatcaagaaaaaagagaacgGCAGACCGTACTTCACGCACAATACCAAAAACGAAGGTCCGTTTAAGTTTCCTTGGTAACGAAGCCACTGCTGGACAGAAAGCGGGACCACGCCCGTGCAAAGTACGGTAAGTAAAAAACGGTTACTTGACGCAGAACTTTCCTCTGTTGAAGCAGATAAGGGTTTGAGAAAATCCGAAGGCTCGCAATACCATTGTTCTTCTCTACAACCTTTCAGACCTTCCGCAGTTCTAGTAATAATTTCAAAGGTTATCCATGTAAGAGACAGCCTTATAAGAAACCCATTTACACTGGGCCGCCTTGGCTCCTTTTTCCCAGACTTCTTTAAACTCTGTCTTTGCAAGAGTCTTCTGTTTTCCCACAGGCCAGATTTCCATAGGCCCTGAACGCATTTAACTGTGATTAATGCCTGAATGAAGAACGCGACAATTTTGTCCTCATTCACCACAAAGCTGTTAGAAAACGAGGCAGCAAACTGAAAAACGCATAAAGCCAGTGCTAAGATGCTGTCTGCAGAAAGTCTTCTAAAGAAGCCGCCATTGTTTTCCTCTGTCTTTTTAACGATCATCCTCCGAAGAAGGACAGAAATCCCAAGTATTAATCCCGTAATaaaaaaggtaataataatgatgacgacTTCACAGTTAAATGAAGTTACTACGGAGGAAATAACGAGGCTTAATAAAGAAACTATCACCAGCACTGGCAACTTCACATTTCTGTTAACCAATATCATCCCAACTGCGGTAATAGCAATAAATAACACAAAGATACCAGCATATACCAAATTCAGATCGAACTTTGCCCACAATGACTGACAGAGCGCCTTCGCCCGCGAGAGATAATCAACGAACAATTCCTCGCTACAGGTCAATCTTTCATGAAGATGCACCAGTTCTTCGTCAGTTAGTTTTTCAGTTATCCCCTCGACACCTCCCACGCGGTCCATCACGTGCTTAATTTCGGAAACGAATGAAGTTGCGTTGTTTAAGATTTTTTCGAGTTCTTTAAGTGCACTCATGGAGATTTCCGTTGAGAGCGAAGTGTACGTAGAGAGATATCTGTGAACTTGTTTAGCATTAAGCTCAAAGGCTGCGATTCTCTGTAGAAAGTTTAGGACTTCTCGTAATTTTGAACGGTTGAGGTGGTTTGTTGAAAGAGCTTCAGAGATCACTGCATCTTCGTGACAAAAAAGATCCGGTATAATTGTCCCTAAGCTACCAAAAGGAATTGGAAGGCCAAGAAGCAGAGAGAAGGTTGGGACTAGGTCGATTTGAGAGACACTTGTGGTTCTTTTCTAAGCATAACAAAGGAAGATAAAAACACATACAGTTATGGAAATGATggttcaaaggaaaaaaaaggaatagaagTGTATGCCTGCTTTCTATGAAATACCCATCATACAGTAGCCTTGATTATGGCTCCTGCCTTTGTGCTACTTCACCTCGCACTAAGAGCCTTTGCCTTTTCCGTGTAAGAGAAATTGCCACTTGCATGCGACCGCTTGAATCTTGCATGAATGAGCAACGCTTTTTGTGTGTAACAACCCAAATATACAGCCTCTTTCCATGCTGGCTGGGCTCTAAACCTCTGAAGGAACATCAGCTGTGAGCCAACATAAAATTCTAATgtgaagtttgtttgtttgtttttaaatcacGTATGAGCCAAATATTGCCATTGCCTGTGAACTAATGTGGCATTTGATGGGTGGATGATggataaattttgaaatcaacTTAGCTTTTAGTCATAAAAAGATAGTTATTTAACCAATTGTACACTTACCCATTTCATGTTGCAAGTGACAAGGGGCTTGGGTGAGTAGACAAATAGAGCAGCATCCACCTCATCATTACTGTCACCACCATGGTCACCAGTACGTGTCATACCATGGTCACCCATCAAAAACAACACTGTATCTTCATCCAGTGTTTCAATCACATCACTGCAACATAAGTAAGTAATcatgtagtaaaaaaaaaaattattacctTTGGTGTTTTAGCTCAGTTACAAGAATGTAGTAAAAGATTATGAAAAGCTTCAAGGGAACACAAtatcaaacattttttcctcaaaagtGACAGAAAAATTGACACTGTCTGTCCATTTGTTAAGATGTGTTTGCTGAGCTGTAAGGTAGTTATGaagacaaaacacaaaaaatctcAAGAAAGGATGTCTAATAAAAGGTCAtagtaatgataacaataacttACGATGAAAGAAAGTTAGTACCTGGCCAATGACCATAAATGAGCCAATAGTTAGCCCATGCGTTTTTGAGCCACCATTACTATTCAGTTACTTGTACAGCATACAATCCAAATGAACTTTTAGCCACACCcacaaaacaacattttggtGACTTTTAAGGAGCGTTTTGTTGACTTCTCAGACAGGCATCCCAGTCACATTTAAAGGGAATTCCTACAAAGCTTCTACATGAATGTATTTAAGCCTTCCTAAACACCTTACAAAGTTTTATGAGCCCACGGCTTATAAGTGGCAGTTTACAGTATATCACAAGGTATTAATGAATGAGCTGaaaaacttgttgtttttaacaCTACATACACTGTACCGTAATATGGTGTCCATCTGAGTAAGCTTAGAGGCCATTTCAGGGTGATTGGGACCATATTTGTGCCCACAATGGTCAACACCAAGAAAGTGTCCGATCAGCACATCCCAGTCTTTTGACTTTAGTTCTGGAATCAAATGTGCAATGACTCCATTGTCTACTGTGTGTAGATCCATGACATTAAATGATGGGAATGGATAGGACTTGTGGAACAAGCCAGGGAATAGACTTTCCCAAGTGTCGTCACCCATAAAGGTTATGTTTTTCTGCAAAGATTTCAGCTGAGAAATAATGTGGTCTTCCGTGATATTTGAGCTGGCAAAGTTTCTTCCAGCATCTACAAATGTGGGTAGACTTCCTGAAAAAGATGTTGTGGGAGATAAATTTCGCGACAGTTCACCACAGCTGgtttaattataattatttttttacccttCTAGCCATGTAGCCTCCATTAGATTTGAGAACAGGCCACCCAATCTAGAACTCAGAGAGTCATGACTTTGAATCTATCTGGAGCTTTGaaatttttctgagctttctgctATTAGATTTCTCTTTCTTCTAAAAAATAGTTTGTTAAAGTACCTGCTGTAGTCTGGGCCTTGCACTATAGAATTTATCAATAacagaatgaatgaatgaatgaacgaatgaacaaacaaacgaatggctgaatgactgaatgaatgaatggatgaaataaagagaacaaagaaaatggaaacattcTGAGTCTGTTGAACCTATAAATCTTTTTATGCCTCcgttttcttaaatttcatttccAGGAAATTTTGGCTGCTCCTCTTGGCTGCTTTAATTTTGTCTCGAACTCTCGATTCCACAGATGGTAAAAACCGTCCTTAGGAGGTCAGCTGTTTCCCTGGCTAGTATTGTCGTTTAAAAAAACACAAGTATAAACCGCTTATTTTTTCCATGTCCTGTCCTACTTGTAACAGCTTATTATATGGTCCAACTAAAAGAGCCCTAGGTATCTCACCAGTTGTGATTCCCTTCAGCCGCTGCATTGTAGTGGTCGGAGGATCAGCGACAAACCGGAAGAGCGCTCCATGTTCAGGTTTTTTCTCCAACACTTCATGAATGACTTTCAACTTGTTACGGTACGGTAGAGGCTCTTGTTCGTCTAACGTCTCACTATATACCGTAAAATCGTAGCGTAAGGCATCGATGATCAGGATCACGGCCTTTTCGTATCTCTTCTTAAGCCAGCATCCGTCAGCATCACCGGAATATTGTATATCACAGAGCAAGTTAGGGGTCTCCTTGCACTGGCTGTATTCGTTGATAACCAGTCGCTTGAGAAGAAAACCGCGCGTGAAGAGAAAAATTCCCGCAACATAGAGAAACGAGACAAAAGAGAATAAAGCCAAAAGTTTTAGCCCGTAACCCATTTCGTGATCACGAATTTTTCAATATTGTAACCTCAAAACTCATGCTTGTCCGCCATGATGGATTTATTGCGCGGTGGCTAAGCTACTGCTCAGGTCCTCTCCACTATgtttgggaacgaggttggcacCATTTTGAAAGATGGCGTCCGAGAACGTCGAACTGATTGAAAGTGATTCTCCTTTCTTTCCCTCTGGTTCTGCTATTCCACAGACAATTCTGGAAGATCTCTGTAGGTAAGTAGAAGCTACGTGATATTATAAATTATTTGATATTCTTGATTTTCACCCTTTGCTTTCTCTGCCTCTCCAGTCGATTTTTGATCAACATCCCGGAAGAAGAGAGAAAGGACATCGTTCGATTGTGTTTTCAGATCGAAACAGCCCATTGGTTTTATGTAGACTTCCACAGACAGGAGCAGCCAGATCTTCCGCCTTGCGGCCTTAAAGATTTTACCAACATCAATATCCTTTTATTAAATTTACTTTGCGTCAATGTATGATCGATCGTGACAATTTGTAGTAATCAAACGCGATATATAAAATCTGATGGACAATTTGTTTTGCCTGTAGCGTTTTTCCGTATAAAGTTCATGATTAAGTTACTGATTTAGTGACAGGATTACTGACTCTCTGGACTCTTGGCCAAACTAACTGGCAAAGACGACCAGAAAGATCGGACTTTATTTCTAACTCAATCGATCCTTTGTTATATATTTAGTGACTTGCAATTGAATGGCTGGGATTTCTGAGGTTCAGCTTCAAACTCATCAGTGTGCATGTCTCGTTCAAGCCTTAATTTCCccagaaatttttttcattgtatGTGTTTTCTCATTagggtaataattatgatgATTGTCCCTCATGTAGTTAAAAATTTCCTTAACCTGATTACTTTTTCGACAGTTTCCTTTTCTTAATAAAACTGGAGAAGACATAGATGAAGTGTTTGAAAACTGGAAGAAGTATAAATACAGTGTCCCTGTCTATGGAGCAATTTTATTAAACCAAAATTTAGATAAGGTGAACATTAGTGAAGTACAGATACGTTACAGAAGATATTGTCATTCTGTCCTTATGTACTTTCTTGTATGAGTAATAAGTGTCTTACAGAACCTTATGAAGCTATggaagaatgaaataatagattttaaggaaaaaagaaaatgcaaaaaaaaggaagtagtggaagaagaaaaaaacttagCTGGGACTCAAACCCAGGATCTATAGTGTGTTAGGAGACAGCTATGCTATCACGGTACGAAAACCTTGCTACTTAGAATTGTCTAACGTATGCTATAGAACCCATACATGTCTAGAAATCCTGCAAAAACATATCATTTGAGCCAAGTCAATCCACTTTCTGGTCACTATCTGACCCTGAATACacaaaaactgacaaaaacgGTGTTTTCAAGGGGAGTACCATGCTTTTGCTAATGGTAAATTACAACATCTGAATCTTGATCATCCTGTTTTGTTTGTCGTTTTTTGTCGCTAGGCAACTTGTGGACACGAAAGCTTCTTGAATTAAGTCAACTTTAGATCCCAGCGCATCAAGCTATCCTCGTATGACATGAATTCTGAGAGATTTATAAACTTACAGTGACTATGCTTGGCCCTTCAGACCTTCTTTCATGATTAATAATTGTGTGATACAGATCTGTACGGTGTTTGTTTTAGTGTGTTTTAGTGCAGCCATTCATGTCCCGGACCAGCTGGGGTTTTCCAAAGGGAAAAGTCAACAAGGATGAAAGTGCATTTGACTGTGCTGTTAGAGAGGTGAGAGGTCAACATATACACTGTACATCCTTTAAGTCTTAGGCACTCTCAACACTCTTACTGTGATTCAAAAGACCAAAACACCACAAATGTTTCTGGAATGTTTTTGTACTGCAACTgtacattaatttattattcatgtGTTTAAAACTTGCTTTGCAGGTCTTAGAGGAGACAGGATTTGACATGTCATTTTTTGCTGACCCGGATGCATATCTTGAACACAACTTTCAGGACCATCAGGTGATAAAACATAAGATCCTAATGCTAACGACATGCATGTACACTGTAACTGCTTGCGTGCCAAGTCTATTGCAGGCTTGTGACTACAACATACTTTGTACTATTATATCAATTGTTGAGGTACATGTACTCTAGAATTCCAATGTAACAGTGCCTGTTAAGTAAGCCAAATAGcctctttttaatattttggatAGCAATTAGGGACGTTTCCCTATATGCTATCCAAAAGATAATGCCCTATTGGTCCTTTTTATTTACCTGTAACAGAGTGACCCATACTCTCATCTGTGATCATAAATTGTTACCCGTGATTTTCCTGTGTCTCTATACCAGGTCGCCTGCCTTAGACAAACACCTTGCAGTGTTCTGCAGAAATTTAATCACTTTTTAGTGGTCTGATCACTTTCTTTAGAACTGTTCAACTTGACTCGCCCTGGGCACATAATTTGTTGTTTAGAAACATAAATGTTAATGACTACAGTGGAACagccatacatttccttataaaaaaCCGCGGTTAATGCGGTCACTCATTAATACGGCCACATTTTAAAACCCCAAACAGTAGAATCTCTTATAATTTCACCCTGTTAATATGGTCTTGTTCGAAgcttagaaaattaaaatgcctgtGACGTGTCAATTTTATTAACCTAGTACTCTGAGCCTGTTCTTGTACTGTTTTTAGACTACAGTACACATGAAGTGCACTTGTTGCGATTTTAAAGCCgaattttaaaagtgttttatgtactgaaggaaaatttttaGTAGTTTTTTTCAATTACTGTATGCGATATCTACATTCCGGTTGTCTATTAATGAGAACAGTTGTTCAAGAAATGCAAATGCGATGTACGGTGTATTTGTCATTACGGCCCTCaggtcatgaaatttgagccAGCCCTGAGAATATAGCCACTACGTTAATACAGACAATTTTATTGACCCATTGGTGACCATAtaagcggggttccactgtacatgcATGTTGTGGATTCTAAACTCAATAAATGGTTATTTTTCCATACATTGCAGCTGAAGAGGAAGTAAACTTTTCATTATGTATCCGTAATTATTTTCCCCTTAGGTTAGACTTTACATTGTCCCTGGTGTTCCTGAGAAAACAGTGTTCCAACCACAAACAAGAGGAGAAATTAAGGTGAAAATAGATGTCATAAAGTTGTCATTAACATATATTTACCTATCATCAAACAACttaggggcggatccaggggaggggccctgAGGGGCCTGGGCCAccccttatttttggaccaaactgaggcccaaagggccaaaaaaatttttctgggacaccccccccccccccccccaaccccccttaTCTCAAAGTCTGGATCCGGCCCTGCAGTTGACTAGATTGATATAGACATTATATAATACAATGTATATTGCACTTTGTATGATTCCAGATAtactggaaaaagaaaactttcaatttttctttttcaaaaagctgTAAAATCATTAGTTACTTGCCATTTTCAGATTCTCTTGTTTCCCTTAAGAAGATTGTGATTAGGGGCGGTTGTCATATTGTGGGTGGTAGCCAAACCACACATAGCTTGATTAAAGCATTTTGAGTACTTGCCCTTCATCAGAAATTGATTTTGTCTGGCAAGGAGCTTGTGCTCCAAATAAATGTCAGCTTTTCAATCCCCTTACAGAGGTAAATGAATtttatcacgtcagttgataaATCCAAATTTTACTGTTTCACTCTTCTACAAACACAgctccacattttttttttctcgtagtATGTATACCCTTTCTTAGATCATTAAGGCAGACCAAAATGTTATTAAGCAGTTTATAATACACATTGTTTTATCACTCTTTTGTGCAGTACTTTTCTTCAgtgatttattaataaatgTCCTACACTGGTTTGCCTGCTTTACAGAGTATAGAGTGGTTTTATATTGGTGACCTTCCAAGCCACAAGAAAGACACAATTAGTCGGGAGAACTTAGGATTGAATCCCAATGCTTTTTTCATGGTGATGCCATTTGTTAAGTAAGTGGATCTTTAAGGATGGTAAATTAGAGGGGGTGGGGTGTGGTCGTGAGCTAGTTTCTTGTCCTTTTTGGCTTGTCTTTTTTCCACCTCTTCTCCTCTTCATGccaaaacaaacttcaaacttgAGAAACAAATTATGATAAGAAAAGTACGCAACAAATACATGTACTGCGGGAGTTGTAAATTAGCCGCTTTTCCCGAATAAGCGTTGCCATCAAATAAGCGTCCGCATAAACTTTCACGAAGTCCTTCGTAGTCGTGCGCTTTCTCGACTGAATCGCCCGCTTGAGTCCCTTTGCCACCTCACTTTTGCTCGCTGGCTTCGTTTGCTTTAGGATTCCTGACGAACTCTTACCCCGTattacttgtaaaaaaaaaaatggttgacTTGGTGAAAGTCTTGCGTCCACACTGATATGTTGGAATATTAAATGACCACTGCATTGCTCTTTTGAGTAAATTTGGAAGCCAGAGAGAATATTTTGACCTAGGTTTTACTAAACGCGACTGAAGGCTGCTCTAGATTAGGCTACAACCAGTGATAATGCTGTGAGGTCCCATTGTAGGGGATTAAAGAAGTGGATTTCAGCGAcacgacaacaacaaacaaacccATCCTCGGAGCCAAATACTATGGAATCAACAGGAAATAAACAGCTTCAAAAACTTTTAGCTAAAGAGGAGCAACGCTTAGAGCAGGAACAGAAGAGAGCGGCCCTCGAAAGAAGGCGAAAACAACAACAGGATCGGTTCCAACTTCAACACGAACTTAATCATCCCCTGCGACAATCTCACACGCAGCAGAGGTCAAAGATATTCAAAGGTAGGCCACCTCCTCAGAATGTGTGTATAGTGTTCTTTTAACCCTCTGTCCTTTTGTCTTGCGTTGCTGTTGGTTGATTTTAAGTCGAGCTTGTCTTTTTTCACTTTCCTCATTTTAATCGCGGGATTAGCTCATTTGGTACTGAGCGAGAGCGAGCCGTGACTGCAAAGTGTAAGGTCGAGGTTTGGATCCTCGGGCCGGCCAATACTTAgtgtcttaaaataactgagagtGAAGGTACTGCTTTTGCTCTGCAAAcagctagaccttcgcgtggctcggataaCCACGTAAAATGGTGGTCCCGTCGTAAAAGTAATAATTTCAATTATTAGTGCGGCTTTGGAGAAAAATAcattgaccccccccccccccccccaaaaaaaaggtttttttatcGCTTGGCCAGGTTGACCACAAGTCTTATATGATAAGATAGGGTAAGCAGCGGAGggtctctttttctctttttgtctttttagatTATCAGTCGTTGAAGGAAGCAGAATTAGGGCATAGAGTCTCTCCAGTTATGAAGGACCGGGACGACAAGCCGATGTACAAGATATTACAACGACCTGCGGAGGAAGCAGTTAACGAGAAATCATTTAATCCAATACAACAGCTGTTGTCTGGTAAACTGGGCTATGGTCCCATCACGCCAACTCAGCCCCCTACACCCATGGGCGTATCCACTTCTTACGAGCCCACGCATCATCCTTATTTCCACCCGCAAGGTATTATTGGTATCAGCCCAGAGCATGCGTCACCACGTGTTACCCCTTCGACCCCGCCTTCATCTTTGCGTCATAAACAACGGACCGCGACCCCATCAGAACATAGCTGGGAAGATAAGGAGTTCCAGTTCACTTCTCCGGCATTCTTAAATTTTAAGTTCGATAGGAAGTCTATTTTAGCTTGTCTACCCACGTAGCAGTTAACAGAGGCAAGTTACCCACTCAACACGGCAAGAATTCAGGTCATGCTTGACTGAGTGGCTCGGTGGTATTATGAGTGACGTTAACGACACACATCTAGGAATGAGTCAGTCCTGGTGACGTCAGTCTCAGCTTGATTGAAACCGTTCCGAAGCCTACTGGCTTTGTAGTAAGCACGACAGAGTAAAggttttgtttaaaaacagcaaaacaactcTTCTTAGACGATATAATCTTTTTAAACTGTTGTTGCAGGCTTTAAATCTAGATCTTGTATTCAGCTCATTTTACGGTtttattttgcaacttttgtgAGATTGCAAGAATTTTCCCTTTGCCTAATCTATCCAAAATGTGCACTTGTAGTTTTTACTTCATTCATATTTCCGTGAGAATGTTTTAAAGAATTAAGCATAAGTACATTTTTCTGCAACGCTCGAATggtgtaaaaagaaaacttttaaagaaaaaactggGAAGTCGGAACTTCCTAGAATGACCTGATTATAGTATGATGcatttggataaaaaaaagttgcCTTTTTCGGTCAGCGAAACCACCCAAAAGGCAATCGTCAACTCAAGAGTTTCTTTAGCAAGAAAAAGTTCTCTCGTATATTAACTACCATTTTAAGACTTGGCAATAATTTAGTGCTAGTAGTTAGCTATTTGGGCGATTTCTCcttagttttattttcttttagacTGTAATATAAGAGGTTTTCAAGCTTCAAAAGTAATAGACGATTATAGAATTATTACAAGCCTCTGTTTTAATACGAGAGTAACTGCAAAGCCTTTGATATGACAATGACTTCTTATTCTCATGAAGATAAGACTCATTTTCATatttggcctcattttgaaaagGAGGTTATTTAAGTCTGGGAGATGGCCTATTCCCTGAATCAATAAATGATTTGCCAGAAATAGTGTCTGTAAGGGTGATAAAGTTTATGACTGTTGCCCAAGAAGAACCAAGTGTGTCTTCTTTCCAGAGACTCTGccttaagaaaagaaaataggaAACTTGAACTGATGTAGCCTGCAAACACAGctgtttctccttgctcctcgacGCTAGAGTGTTTCGCCAGGAGGAAAGTCTGCGCCTAAgccacagaaattccatactgatgacgtgaaTCGATGTTTACATCagtaaatccggtagtcatggggtttcaaatgcaaatttgtttgaTTATATGTATCTCCTTGTcgattatggtaaagttttgtgttctactgcgaacgagctccagtAAAACTCAGATACTTTTTCTAAAGAATAATATATTCCAGGAATATTGACTGCCTTGTAGTAGATTTATCACGTTTACGACcctgtttacatttgacctttctggccttttgtcttttgtttgtcattcgtaaacaataggtAAAACAATATTACTACCAATCAATATTAttaccaatcagagctcctgaccagattcaAGACAGAAttcacgtcatcagtatggaatttttgttgttgaggcgcagacgttcctcctggcGAAACGTCCTCAGCAACGAGAAGCGAGAAGAAACGGCTCTATTCACAGGCTAGAACTGATGTAATCAAAGTCAATTGTATGAACTTTAGACTTCAGAAGGCCATTCTCGGCTTTCATACATTTTATAGAGGTAGGAATTCAATATAGATTTGCATTGATCTTTTGAGACCAGCAACAGGGAGGTCTCATATCCAAAGAAAGGTTGGACTGTCAACAACAATTTGAAAGTGAACGCGGGGAGTGATGGGTGCCAGCGTCCTTTGCTGGGGAGCAAACTTTCCAGACTCTTACCGAATAAACTAAAgtcttttgaacttctttttaaagttttacctGCCGTATGTTTAAGCTTGCTACTTTCAAATACTTTGCAAAGTAGGATCGCTGTAGAGTTCTTGAGTCGAgcactttttgttgttgtcagctgtttctcttttttagtggaggggggggaggggtgtggggGTGAAAGAAAACAGGATAATAGAGTGGTTGGAGGCTTGATTGCGATATGCCTTGTTTTACAGGAATTTGGGTTTTTCTTTCTACTCTTTTCTAATCCTAGAATCCCCTTATTAAAGCTGCCATATATCAGGAGCCTGTGGGCTCCTGCATATATACAAAACTCGTGAGCTTGGGCTGTCTGTGGTTtccgttgttgttttttttctgccataaaATACTGGGAGGCCTGGTGCCTAGTCGCCATTTTGGATCGACCGCGTCGTTCCGCGTTGCGTTCCGCGATAGGGGCTTCTAAGAGCTTCTAAATCCTCTGTTGTAAATCGAATGTTTTCTACGATAGGATGGAATTGATGCAGCTTAGTCATTACGATTTAAAAGGTAGGCAAATGTATTATTAAAGCGATGAAGGTTGATCTATTTCCTCAACCACGGAACGCTCGAGAGAGATAAACATCAGCTGATAACAATAATTTGAGCTTAGATAGCAGCTTTTATAAACATACGTTTTGAGCCCAGGTAATCGTAAAAGATGCATTAAAGCTTATCGCTTTAAACcaggaaaaaacaaatcacgctCGACAGGTTTTCTTTGCTTCTGATTTCTCCCTGATTTGATCATCTTTAGTCCTGATTGGCCAAAGATTGTAATTATGAGCAAATCACTGTTGACTCTCTACAGCTTTAACATATAAGTTTATAAGCTTACTGGCTCCTCAGAGAAGGAAAATTCACATAGAAAAAGTATTCAGAATCTTGGGACACAGCTAATGAATGTTTATAGGACGAAAAAGTGCACACATAGTTGCACATTTCAAAAAGTTTGTTTACTCTTCCAGCCATCAAAACACTCCAGTACTGAGAGGCAAATCATAATCTATTGCAGTGTCAGGGGCGCTTGtttaaatatttaacaaaacAAGTATTATCAGTAACGTTTgttcatcattttttttgtaatttcaaaGATACGAGCTTAAAAGGATTTGCTCATAGCAGCAGTAAACATGGAAGGAGCTTAAACCCGACCATCAGCAGCATACATGTATGATTATGGAGACAaattctgaaaaaagaaaaactttaaaaggtAA encodes:
- the LOC140939231 gene encoding GPI ethanolamine phosphate transferase 3-like; translation: MGYGLKLLALFSFVSFLYVAGIFLFTRGFLLKRLVINEYSQCKETPNLLCDIQYSGDADGCWLKKRYEKAVILIIDALRYDFTVYSETLDEQEPLPYRNKLKVIHEVLEKKPEHGALFRFVADPPTTTMQRLKGITTGSLPTFVDAGRNFASSNITEDHIISQLKSLQKNITFMGDDTWESLFPGLFHKSYPFPSFNVMDLHTVDNGVIAHLIPELKSKDWDVLIGHFLGVDHCGHKYGPNHPEMASKLTQMDTILRDVIETLDEDTVLFLMGDHGMTRTGDHGGDSNDEVDAALFVYSPKPLVTCNMKWKRTTSVSQIDLVPTFSLLLGLPIPFGSLGTIIPDLFCHEDAVISEALSTNHLNRSKLREVLNFLQRIAAFELNAKQVHRYLSTYTSLSTEISMSALKELEKILNNATSFVSEIKHVMDRVGGVEGITEKLTDEELVHLHERLTCSEELFVDYLSRAKALCQSLWAKFDLNLVYAGIFVLFIAITAVGMILVNRNVKLPVLVIVSLLSLVISSVVTSFNCEVVIIIITFFITGLILGISVLLRRMIVKKTEENNGGFFRRLSADSILALALCVFQFAASFSNSFVVNEDKIVAFFIQALITVKCVQGLWKSGLWENRRLLQRQSLKKSGKKEPRRPSVNGFLIRLSLTWITFEIITRTAEGLKGCREEQWYCEPSDFLKPLSASTEESSASSNRFLLTVLCTGVVPLSVQQWLRYQGNLNGPSFLVLCVKYGLPFSFFLMCAHWALQIVPQEMNSLLPEIQLWQQIILPQVVYCLCVLTFVCLLHSPLCIYTVFRGRKNSWTETIDSLQNVEDSSKIIHALFREIKQKMDDVDGKKHHVEDGTRDGESTPMVYGLATVYSSAVLVLSLAILLPLMMLLGNGMSLSLALMCAQILLLLEVHGLSQDLESQKSDGSIPDPSWSVVVLWHFLASYYFYCTGHQATIPSIRFEAAFIGFPGDMENIVLPGLLILLNTFAGPVFFAVSLPLLLFWPQIPNRLLGTGNKNEQQSSKGEFDWIEAPELLRTRMFRLIVMYQMLNGVKLLGTCCSAALHRRHLMVWKIFAPRFVFEGVSFLLTTIVLAASFLSVLRVDQALRSWFKRLETSDEWKNKNR
- the LOC140939233 gene encoding uncharacterized protein, translating into MASENVELIESDSPFFPSGSAIPQTILEDLCSRFLINIPEEERKDIVRLCFQIETAHWFYVDFHRQEQPDLPPCGLKDFTNIIFRQFPFLNKTGEDIDEVFENWKKYKYSVPVYGAILLNQNLDKCVLVQPFMSRTSWGFPKGKVNKDESAFDCAVREVLEETGFDMSFFADPDAYLEHNFQDHQVRLYIVPGVPEKTVFQPQTRGEIKSIEWFYIGDLPSHKKDTISRENLGLNPNAFFMVMPFVKGLKKWISATRQQQTNPSSEPNTMESTGNKQLQKLLAKEEQRLEQEQKRAALERRRKQQQDRFQLQHELNHPLRQSHTQQRSKIFKDYQSLKEAELGHRVSPVMKDRDDKPMYKILQRPAEEAVNEKSFNPIQQLLSGKLGYGPITPTQPPTPMGVSTSYEPTHHPYFHPQGIIGISPEHASPRVTPSTPPSSLRHKQRTATPSEHSWEDKEFQFTSPAFLNFKFDRKSILACLPT